A region of Anolis sagrei isolate rAnoSag1 chromosome 2, rAnoSag1.mat, whole genome shotgun sequence DNA encodes the following proteins:
- the IL31RA gene encoding interleukin-31 receptor subunit alpha isoform X2, whose translation MISNKTLYVLLWLSIVIRISYLAVCTKDSRQQKPERLTCIFFYSESSNYTLTCNWTTGVEAPVGRTYTLTRRNYYCAITDRCRSSNGQCSLYDVPYSVPSYLELKAGYQKEEMKPLYFNPEEILKPGPTEISKVEPIAGKKQMLRVSWERPRNTPARAKLKCRIHYTATTKNHTGYKNIVTNVDDRGEYSLTNLWDFTNYTVVMRCTLLLSRVWSEWSAKKTGTTEEQAPLKVDLWRIIKSDQFTNDRTVHLLWKECKEFPCSGIVNGYRVKYFAESKPSSENTINISDSNITLNLTKEAHVISVTAFNEAGASPEATLRIPSFHEDSDPEWIVSLKTSVLEEQMFLEWETKDLEIQNYIVEWYYEPDSVKRSWQKVTNVTQWTSPKGAFIRLKNYYISVYPLYKGEIKTPRSTRTYFHEGIPEEGPSAEVEENIGKNEATIKWKEIPEGKRNGFITNYTVFYKAEDGEEFGETVNSSVLRYRIKSLQANTKYTAHVMANTSAGGKNGTATTFITSKISVLYIILTQVIVGIFMLCLLIIGILIALKRHALKNVLWPKIPHPHITTIFNKEQQPMLLRNSPSVDETYPTVLEIQPCFKDHNKLELLNSEDCLKGADGVTEVVAGTKGILWNGEHEALPSTSYVEHDCRSPTMKGISICHENKEVQDQSDLKEETEINPYLQNSVSTRKFIVPENLDQNTKAANIQPVSMTSCLPNCTRQQYVALEAFHLFPTH comes from the exons CTATTATTGTGCTATTACGGATCGTTGTAGAAGCAGCAATGGCCAGTGTTCTTTATATGATGTTCCATATTCTGTTCCTTCTTATCTTGAGCTAAAGGCAGGATatcaaaaggaagaaatgaagccTCTTTATTTTAACCCGGAAGAGATAT TGAAACCCGGTCCTACTGAGATAAGTAAAGTAGAGCCAATTGCAGGGAAGAAGCAAATGCTAAGAGTTTCCTGGGAAAGACCTCGTAATACACCAGCAAGGGCTAAGCTAAAATGCCGAATTCactacacagcaacaacaaaaaatcacaCT GGCTATAAAAATATTGTGACAAATGTTGATGACAGGGGAGAGTACAGTCTCACTAATCTGTGGGATTTTACAAACTATACTGTTGTCATGCGGTGTACTCTTCTTTTATCAAGAGTCTGGAGTGAATGGAGTGCTAAGAAAACAGGAACAACAGAAGAACAAG ctCCTTTGAAGGTAGACCTGTGGAGAATAATTAAATCTGATCAGTTCACCAATGACCGAACTGTACACCTTTTGTGGAAG GAGTGCAAAGAATTCCCATGTTCAGGAATAGTGAATGGATATAGAGTAAAATACTTTGCTGAAAGCAAGCCTTCCTCtgaaaatacaataaacattAGTGACAGTAATATCACTCTCAACCTGACCAAGGAAGCCCATGTAATAAGTGTAACTGCTTTTAATGAAGCTGGAGCGTCTCCTGAGGCTACATTGAGAATTCCATCATTCCATGAAGACTCTG ATCCTGAATGGATTGTTTCTCTTAAGACTTCTGTTTTAGAGGAACAAATGTTTTTGGAATGGGAAACCAAAGATTTAGAAATACAGAACTATATTGTAGAATGGTATTATGAACCAGATTCAGTCAAGAGATCATGGCAAAAGGTAACAAACGTGACACAATGGACATCGCCAAAAG GAGCCTTCATACGTTTAAAAAATTACTACATCTCTGTATATCCCTTGTATAAAGGTGAAATAAAAACTCCACGTTCCACAAGAACTTACTTTCATGAAGGAA TCCCAGAAGAGGGTCCTTCAGCTGAAGTAGAAGAGAATATTGGTAAAAATGAGGCTACTATAAAGTGGAAGGAAATACCAGAAGGCAAGAGAAATGGTTTCATCACGAACTACACTGTATTTTATAAAGCCGAGGATGGAGAAGAATTTG GAGAAACTGTGAATTCCAGTGTTCTACGATACCGAATTAAGTCTTTGCAAGCTAACACTAAATACACAGCTCATGTTATGGCGAACACCAGTGCCGGTGGAAAGAATGGAACCGCCACCACTTTCATCACCAGTAAAATTA GTGTGCTATATATTATTCTTACGCAGGTCATTGTTGGAATATTCATGCTTTGCTTACTGATTATTGGCATACTGATAGCTCTAAAACGACATGC gttaaaaaatgttttatggCCTAAAATTCCTCATCCTCACATTACAACAATTTTCAACAAGGAACAG caGCCAATGCTCTTGAGAAACTCACCTTCTGTGGATGAAACATATCCCACTGTTTTGGAAATCCAACCTTGTTTCAAGGATCATAATAAACTAGAGTTGCTGAATTCAGAGGACTGCCTCAAAGGGGCAGATGGTGTTACAGAAGTTGTGGCCGGCACCAAGGGCATTTTGTGGAACGGAGAACACGAAGCTCTTCCATCAACTTCCTATGTAGAACACGATTGTAGGAGTCCCACTATGAAAGGGATTTCCATATGCCATGAAAACAAGGAAGTTCAAGACCAGTCAGATTTAAAGGAGGAAACTGAAATTAATCCCTATTTGCAAAACTCAGTCTCCACAAGAAAGTTCATAGTTCCTGAGAACTTGGACCAAAATACAAAAGCAGCTAACATTCAGCCTGTTTCCATGACCTCTTGTTTGCCAAACTGCACTAGGCAGCAGTATGTGGCCCTAGAGGCGTTTCATCTATTCCCAACACATTAA